From the genome of Quadrisphaera sp. RL12-1S, one region includes:
- a CDS encoding DJ-1/PfpI family protein codes for MTRRVGLLLFDEVEVLDACGPFEVFSVACRVAARSGGPLPFEVVLVAAGDQDDDGEPRVRARGGLRLGADVHLADAPACDVVLVPGGAVDAVAADPAVLAWLRRSRPGAEVVASVCTGAFVLAAAGLLDQRPVTTHWEDLEDLRAAFPALHVVGGVKYLDHGDLATSAGISAGIDLALHLVARLVSPELATATARQMDYDWRDA; via the coding sequence GTGACGCGACGCGTGGGCCTGCTGCTGTTCGACGAGGTCGAGGTGCTGGACGCCTGCGGCCCGTTCGAGGTCTTCTCCGTGGCCTGCCGGGTGGCCGCCCGCTCCGGCGGACCGCTCCCGTTCGAGGTGGTGCTGGTCGCGGCCGGGGACCAGGACGACGACGGGGAGCCGCGCGTGCGGGCGCGCGGCGGGCTCCGCCTGGGCGCCGACGTGCACCTGGCCGACGCCCCGGCCTGCGACGTCGTCCTCGTCCCCGGGGGAGCGGTGGACGCCGTGGCGGCCGACCCGGCCGTGCTGGCGTGGCTGCGGCGCAGCCGCCCGGGCGCGGAGGTGGTGGCGTCGGTGTGCACCGGAGCGTTCGTGCTCGCCGCCGCCGGGCTGCTCGACCAGCGCCCGGTCACCACGCACTGGGAGGACCTCGAGGACCTGCGCGCCGCGTTCCCGGCGCTGCACGTGGTCGGTGGCGTCAAGTACCTCGACCACGGGGACCTCGCCACCAGCGCGGGCATCAGCGCCGGGATCGACCTCGCGCTGCACCTCGTCGCGCGGCTCGTCAGCCCGGAGCTGGCCACGGCGACGGCCCGGCAGATGGACTACGACTGGCGCGACGCCTGA